Proteins found in one Triticum aestivum cultivar Chinese Spring chromosome 4D, IWGSC CS RefSeq v2.1, whole genome shotgun sequence genomic segment:
- the LOC123097520 gene encoding mucin-5AC, whose amino-acid sequence MNSYSGDRSSSRPITTSFDSYQFDFGANPSRSSTSRPLRDQRPGGATNPSPRPTTTNTWSHQPVKTSWTHQPSPSAAAALGSGPVSMVGDISGRSWSATAPSSGIGFPQSNNPNLFSDLLGPALGSTRAQSNAPLRSAAAQPSKPSSANPRTNSSSFSMGGMASTLPKTTGAPIASGSYGVGGRPMKPAGMAPATASQPMAQKKDPFGSIDPFAAKPGSMNAAKQAGSAKLDQGFGVFQGVSSGANAGFSSFQKAGAGSSGFQSSGATKPSNVTPPPAPAPAPVSAAVNSGVDHFDTLFPSSASAPTASAASNGGGDMFGEMDGWVDVESEYVGGGDSSGTTTELEGLPPPPSGLTASAAKAKGMDNYKGGQYADAIKWLSWAVLLIEKTGKNAGIAEVLSSRASSYKEVGEYKKAIADCSKVLEQDKDNVTVLVQRALLYESSEKYRLGAEDLRLVLKIDPGNRLARSMIHRLNKMAD is encoded by the exons ATGAACTCCTACTCCGGCGACCGGTCCTCCTCCCGTCCCATCACAACCTCCTTCGACTCCTACCAGTTTGACTTCGGGGCCAACCCCTCCCGCTCCTCCACCTCCCGCCCCCTCCGCGACCAGAGGCCAGGCGGCGCCACCAACCCTTCACCGAGGCCAACCACCACAAACACATGGTCACACCAGCCGGTGAAGACGTCCTGGACTCATCAGCCATCCCCGTCTGCGGCCGCGGCGCTCGGATCCGGGCCTGTGTCCATGGTCGGCGACATCTCCGGCCGGAGCTGGTCCGCCACTGCGCCCTCCTCCGGCATCGGCTTCCCTCAGTCCAACAACCCCAACCTCTTCAGCGACCTCCTCGGGCCGGCGCTTGGATCCACCCGAGCCCAGTCCAACGCGCCCCTCAGATCAGCAGCGGCCCAGCCCTCCAAGCCTTCAAGCGCTAATCCTAGGACCAACAGCTCTTCCTTCTCGATGGGCGGTATGGCAAGCACGCTCCCGAAAACCACCGGGGCACCGATAGCTTCTGGTAGTTATGGGGTTGGTGGCCGGCCAATGAAGCCGGCGGGCATGGCGCCGGCGACCGCGTCACAGCCCATGGCGCAGAAGAAGGATCCGTTCGGCTCCATAGATCCCTTCGCGGCGAAGCCTGGGTCTATGAATGCTGCAAAGCAGGCAGGTTCGGCCAAATTGGATCAGGGATTTGGCGTGTTTCAGGGCGTGAGTTCGGGCGCCAACGCTGGATTCAGTAGTTTCCAGAAAGCCGGCGCTGGATCCAGTGGCTTCCAGAGTTCTGGTGCCACGAAGCCTTCCAATGTTACGCCTCCGCCTGCACCCGCTCCAGCGCCTGTTTCTGCAGCGGTGAACTCTGGCGTGGATCATTTTGACACGCTGTTTCCTTCGTCCGCATCTGCACCAACTGCTTCTGCGGCGAGTAATGGTGGCGGTGACATGTTTGGTGAGATGGATGGTTGGGTGGACGTGGAGTCGGAGTATGTTGGTGGTGGTGATAGCAGTGGCACAACCACAGAGCTGGAGGGATTACCGCCACCACCGTCTGGGTTGACGGCATCTGCTGCTAAGGCAAAAGGAATGGATAATTACAAGGGTGGGCAGTATGCTGATGCTATCAAATGGTTGTCTTGGGCTGTTCTGCTCATCGAGAAGACTGGGAAAAATGCTGGTATTGCAGAGGTGTTGTCATCAAGGGCCTCGTCCTACAAGGAGGTCGGCGAGTACAAGAAGGCTATTGCTGACTGTTCGAAG GTGCTTGAGCAAGATAAGGACAATGTGACAGTGCTAGTGCAACGTGCTCTCTTATATGAGAGCAGTGAGAAATATAGGCTTGGGGCTGAGGACCTGCGTTTGGTTCTGAAGATTGACCCTGGGAATCGTCTTGCCAGGAGTATGATTCATCGATTGAACAAAATGGCTGACTAG